Proteins from one Parasteatoda tepidariorum isolate YZ-2023 chromosome 4, CAS_Ptep_4.0, whole genome shotgun sequence genomic window:
- the LOC107445762 gene encoding protein SPMIP1-like — MARDKMFDPSFQKAFTEAILKENKVRVNWNLEHGSLLKRCAESCTWDDMPDDDDDDYEPDSPPQEVSAFEDELQSITDAHQSTKPKPPKEDDEKEQFLPPSVTKPIEVDVKKLLYKGLSQEEEGRYQYLKKRYEKDPKDKFYYPIISSWEYGWTYGGDEQLKHPEHGRRQIIEASFFRRNDPQLKPRD, encoded by the exons atggcgaGAGATAAGATGTTTGATCCTAGTTTTCAAAAAGCTTTTACTGAAGCaattctgaaagaaaataag GTGCGAGTAAACTGGAATTTAGAACACGGATCACTCTTAAAGCGATGTGCAGAATCTTGTACCTGGGACGATATGCCCGACGATGATGATGACGATTATGAACCAGATTCTCCTCCTCAGGAAGTCTCGGCGTTTGAAGATGAGCTTCAATCCATCACTGATGCTCATCAATCTACAAAACCAAAGCCACCGAAAGAAGATGACGAGAAGGAGCAATTTCTGCCTCCATCAGTAACTAAGCCAATTGAAGTGGAtgtcaaaaaattactttataaag GTCTCAGTCAGGAAGAGGAAGGTAGATACCAATATCTGAAGAAAAGATACGAAAAGGATCCTAAAGATAAATTCTATTATCCTATTATTTCTTCTTGGGAATACGGCTGGACATACGGAGGAGATGAGCAACTGAAACATCCGGAACACGGCAGGCGACAAATCATTGAAGCCTCTTTCTTTCGAAGAAATGATCCTCAGTTGAAACCCAGAGATtga
- the LOC107445763 gene encoding MARVEL domain-containing protein 1, with protein MSHSVTVTRTTTTSSATAIILNTGLLKTASGALKLFETIIGAICLGLIAYYSTDKGGTCLNAEFVFFFLVTFAFLVTTFLLLISALVSLMSATIIHKTLFEFLYHVFAFIFYISASLALLIYIQKVNRYIATSHYNGIMAASILGLANSVLYFLSAFFSFRTYRTG; from the exons atgtctCACTCTGTCACTGTTACAAGAACTACTACAACTTCAAGTGCTACtgcaattattttgaatacagGACTTCTAAAGACAGCAAGTGGTGCTTTAAAATTGTTCGAAACG ataattgGAGCAATATGCTTGGGTCTGATAGCCTATTACTCTACTGACAAGGGTGGGACTTGCTTGAACGCCGAGTTCGTTTTCTTCTTCCTGGTGACATTTGCCTTTTTGGTGACCACTTTTCTCCTTCTCATCTCTGCACTAGTGTCTCTCATGTCTGCCACTATAATACACAAGACGCTTTTT GAGTTCCTGTACCATGTGTTTGCCTTCATCTTTTACATCTCTGCCAGTCTCGCACTGCTCATATACATACAGAAAGTCAACAGATATATTGCGACATCACATTACAATGGAATAATGGCTGCTTCC atTCTGGGCCTTGCCAATTCTGTGTTGTATTTTCTGAGCGCGTTTTTCTCTTTCCGGACCTACAGAACGGGTTAA